The genomic stretch CGAGTCTGTAGAACTGGCTTCTGTTCCAGGGTCATTCATTGAACCACCTGCTGCATCATCTGACACAACATGCACGTAAGGAATATTGCCCGCGATCTTATTTACCACTGTGATCCTGACCTCTGATCCCGCATCCACCTCAATGGTTGGCCCCGGAAACTTCCCTTCATAACCCCAGATGGGCGTTGTTAACCCAAGCGCTGGATGGACTTCTACCTTATTCATCTTCTCGGTCAGGATAAGGTGTCCTGGAACACCATGATTCGGACGCATTTTTGCGCCAAACTTCAAAACAGAAGATGCATCAAACAAGCTGTGATTAGCATTTGCTGTAGAGGTTAAAGACTCCCATTTAACTGACATTTCCCCACTCCTGATGAAATATTTATATAAGAACCATCGTTATGACTAGAACCACCAATCTGTCTAGAAATTATTATTATAATTTTTAAGCTAATATCATATGCGTCATAAATGAAACATTCAATTGGGCAAATTTGCCCCTGTTATGGGGTGAAAATCACCCTGCTAGCAGAATCAGGTGGCGTTAACGAGTGTTTGAAAGACCGGGGAGAATGTGTTCGACTATTTATATTAGAAACGAGCTGATAATTTTTTCAAATAGAAGAAATAACATATTGAAAAAAATATGAAATTTTTCAATATTTGTAAAATAAGCAAAAAAAAATGCACCCAGCAGCTTCAAGCCGAAAAAGTTGTTTGATATGAAGTTTAAATACTGAAATACAGACGAAGATTTACGAGATACAGAACATCACCCTTTGCTACTGCTGGCTAACAGGGCCCTGCTCAACATAAATCAGCGAATCTGTAGCAAATCCCAATGCTTTTGCTTTAGCAACAAGCCTATCCAGCGTAGCCTGATCAAGCCGCGATTCTCGCGCCAGAATCCAGAGGTACCCTCGGTTTGGCCCAGCCACCATCGCGTAACGATACGCAGGATCTAGCACTAGCACGTTATAAGCACCATAAAACGGCCAGAAAAAAGACACCTCCAAGCTGCCTATGTCCGAAGCTCCCTGAAACCGGGCTACACCCTTTGCATCCTGCCAGGCATTTTTTACAGGACTGAACCCGCGATTAAGCACTTCTACCCGACCGTCTGGCAATTTGCGATAATCAGCCATCACATTGACCAGACCGCGCTCGAAGCTATGGTCTAGCCGGGCAATCTCATACCACCGGCCAAGATATTGATTTATGTTAAAACCAGAAACTGGGTGCAGGCCCTCTGGCACCCCGCTGCAACCTGAAAGCACAATAACAAGTACCAGCCAAAACCATTTCATGATTATTTCCTGATTCATTTAACACCCAATGCAACTTCTTGCTAAAAAATCAGTTCCCATCCGGAAACGCTAAAGAAGTTTAAAACTCAAAATAATAAAAGGGGCATAGCGTTGAGATACCCACAAACAACGTGGTTTTAATCGCAAAACAATGCCCCTGTTCAAAACAGGAAAACAATTTTTATATTATCGCGGCAACACCCGTGCATTCTGGCCACTGCCTTCAACACGTACATTCATTCCGGACCTTAAACGCGTATCTACCGGTTGCTCAATCGTCAATGTTCCGCCTGTGTTCATTCTTACGATTATCCGTTGTGCATCCTGCTTGCGTACTTTGCTCTCGGCATAGGTACCAGCCAATCCGCCCAGAACGGCACCCGCGATGGTTGCAGTACCGCTATCGCCAATTTCAGAACCAAGAATACCACCAGCAACAGCTCCCGCGGCAGTACCTACACCCAGTTTGTAGTTTTCATCTACCTGAATATACTCCAGCTTGGTTATTGTCCCGTAACGTTCAGTCTGACTTACAGGCGCATTACTGGTTTCACCATACCTGGTGCCACCCAGACTACCCATTTCGGCACATCCGCTAAAGAAGGCGGTGGTCACTACTAATGGCAATATAAAACGCAAATTCATGGTGTTTTTCTCCTCGTTATTAGTTTCTGTTTTTGATTATAGGAGATTACCCAGTATTTGCTACCCGGCGGGCAGAATCATAACTGCAATTGAAGTCATAATGGTCACCACAAACACCCAAAAATCAGGATCATGCAGATAGGATTGCAGGCGAAGGATTTGGCTTTTTCGTTTCATGACACTGGCTCCGTTTAAATTATTCATTTGTGTAGTATGCAGGCCATGAGGCTCATGAGATGAGCCAGTAAAATATTTATACTAATTTTCTCTCATACCCCTATCTTAAAAGCTCTACACTATTAGCTCATACCATGAGCCACAATCAGAAAAGATGGATAGAACAGAACGTTTTTACAAAATTGACCAAATGCTGAATGATCGCAAACTGGTTCCTATTAACGATTTTTTGTATGAGCTGAGCGTATCTCGCGCTACTTTCAAACGTGATCTGGAATACTTGCGAGACCGTCTGAATGCACCCATTGAGTGGAATCGAGTTGCTGGTGGCTACCGTTTTGGCACAGTGGAGAGCCACGCACCCAAGTATGGCTTGCCCGGTTTGTGGTTTAACGCTTCAGAAATTCACGCCCTGCTCACCATGCAACATTTGCTGGCCAATATTCAACCGGGGTTACTAGGCCCCCATATCCAACCCTTACAGAGTCGATTGAGTTTGTTGCTGGAGAGTGGTGATCACACAGCTACAGAAGTGCAGTCCAGAATCAAAATCCTGCATGCGACGGCCAGGCAGGTTGCACCTCAATATTTTGAGATTATCAGCCATGCACTACTTGCACGAAAACGTTTGCAGATTACCCATTACAGTCGTTCAAATGATGCAGAGACCGAGCGCGAAGTGTCACCGCAGCGCCTGGTATATTATCGCGACAATTGGTATCTGGATGCCTGGTGTCATTTACGCAGTGGACTGCGCAGTTTTTCTATCGATACAATCCGTCATGGCAGTATGTTGGATACCCCTGCAAAAGCAGTTTCTGCCAATATGCTGGATAAAATATTAGGGTCTGGTTATGGCATTTTCTCGGGCAAAGCAAAGCAAACAGCCTTGCTGCGATTTACACCTGAGCGCGCACGCTGGGTTGCAGCTGAATCCTGGCATCCAGAACAGCGCAGCAAATTTGAAAAGGATGGTTATTATGTGCTGGAAATTCCCTACAGTGACGACAGGGAACTGATCATGGATATACTAAAATACGGGCCAGATGTCACTGTAATAGGGCCAGATTCCCTACGGAAAAGAGTGAAAGAAGCGCTTACCAAAGCGCTTAAGCACTATTGAAATTTCAAAATAAAAACAGCTAAAAAAATTTACAGATTGGGAACCTGTTGCTGCGCGCACCCTGGCTGTGCTGCGTATTCGGAACCATCCACCCCAGTCATCAAAAGACTGGATTCCCAAGTTGATACTGTCAAACGTATCGTCCGATTACCGTCCTTGGCTTCATAGCTATACGCACTTGCTCGGGCCATCTTGTAACGACCGGCAATTTTCTGCTCCAGCGCCTTAACCGCTTCGGGAGAAAGAAAAGGTGAAAATTTCACCGTAATACTGCTGATACGAAAATATTTTTCTAAATTAGGACTGAGATTAGCGGGGTCGGCGAGCAGGTAAATAGAACCTTCTGAACCATTTTTATATTTTACATCCCGCAGATAAACAGAGGCCTCATTGATACGGCATACAGGTGCTTTCCTGTATTTAGCAACTTTTTTTAATTCTTCGCTTATTTTCAACTCAGGATGGTTTGCATCAGCGTCGCCAAGACAAACATCGCCAAGACAATATTTATTAGAAAGTCCAAAACCAAGTGGCTCGGCTGCCAGCACCTGGCCAGCAAAAATTAAACTGAGGAAAACAAAACCATATTGAATCTGTTTCATAATTAACCTGTAGATACGATTTCCCCTCTTGCATTCTTATAGTGTCTGTAGAGATTAGCACACTGTATCGAAACTGGTCATGGCTTAACTTACCAGATTCAATAATACTCCCAACAACACCCACTTATTGCAACACTTACGTTACTTTAACACCCATTACCTCACCCATTTTTACTGAGCCGGCAGGCGCCCAAGTTTGATTGAATTCCAGCAAACCATTCGGAAACAACATCACCACAGTCGAACCCAATAAAAAGCGCCCCATCTCATCGCCTTTTTTAAGCAGGATGTTTTGCTGATCGTATTGCCACTCTCTGACATTGCGCGTACGCGGCGGGTTCACCACGCCATGCCAGACTGTAGCCATACTGCCTACAATAGTTGCGCCCACTAACGTTAACACAAACGGCCCATGTTCCGTTTCGAATACGCATACCACACGTTCGTTGCGGGCAAACAAGCCCGGCACGCCGCGTGCGGTGGCTGGGTTAACTGAAAACAGTGCCCCTGGTACGTAAATCATACGGGTCAAACGTCCATCGCACGGCATATGTATGCGATGATAATCCCTTGGGCTAAGATAAAGCGTTGCAAATGTACCATCCTGAAATTGCGCTGCCAGATTACTGTCGCCCCCCACCAACGCGGTAGTGGAATAATTGTGTCCTTTAGCCTGAAATATCTGATCCTGCTCGATATTGCCAAACTGACTAATCGCACCATCTACCGGGCAAACAAAATCTGCTGCTGCCAGTGGTCGCGCATCGCTACGCAAAGGGCGCGTAAAAAACTCGTTAAAACTGGCAAAGCTAGCGATATCAGGGTTCGCCGCTTCAGCCATATTTACCCCATATCTACCCACAAACCACTTAATCAAACGGGTGGTGAAGCGCCCTGCTTTTGCATTGGCAATGTTTGCGCCAAATTCGGTGATGGCCTTTTTAGGCAGGAGATACTGCAACAAAACTGAGAAAAAATCGGACATGTTCAATGTAAATATCTAAATAATCGCAAGATTGTACCGATTTATGCGGGTTTGAGAAACTAGCGATCTGTTTTAATTCCCCAAAGAAATCTGTAAAAACACATTACATGGAGACACTATATCTAGTGTCACAAGATGACTTAAAAATTTGTTGCTGAGCTTAGAGAGGTTCATATTTCCGTGAAACCCGATTATTTATCGCTACTTATCATGGTACTAAAAAATAACCTAGTAAATTAATCAAGTATATCTATACTTAAATTCAACTGGATTTTCATTCACTCACCACTTCACCATTGTGACGAAAGTTGACTCACTCTGTTCCCTATTCACTTGTTATAGCAACACGCTGATAGCAAGTTAACCGTTAAGGAGGCACCCATGAAAGAAGCACACATTGATTATTCAGGCCAGGACCTGGATTACATGAAAGCAAGCGTACTCGCAAACTCTGTCGCTGACAGCGATGTAAACATAATAGAACCAGTTATGGTAGCTTGGCATGATAAGAAAACCTCAAGAATGTCCCCCGTGGTAGAGGGAAGCGTCAACACACGCTGGCATGATTACGGCGAAAGCCATGGTGGCAAACTGGAAGTGGATATAAATGGCGAATACGAATTTATATACGGCGACTCCAGCGCTTTCGAAGAATATGGCCCCAGCCCATACGTCAATCTGCATGATGAAAATGGCATCGAATATATTTGCCAGATCAATGCACTGCGCGACCCACACAACCCCACTCAGGAAGCCTGTGTTCCTCTTGACGACTGGACCAGCAAGCTAACTTGATCACCCCTGCAACCTGCCAGGCATACTGAATTCATATGCCTGGCAAACGTTAGATCTAAAAATGAGGGATATACCATGTCTGGACATAACTCTTTAATCGCAACCTACGCAAACCACTCTTTAGCAGAAACTGCTATCAAAAAATTACACAGTGCGGGCTTTGATATGCACAAACTGTCCATCGTTGAAAAGGATCACCAAAGCGCCACTGAGATAGAAGGTGCAACCGTGATAGACAACCTGGATGGTCTGGACATGACCCAATACACCTGTATTCCAAGGGAAAGGCTACCTGATTACGAAGCCGAACTGAACGCGAATCGCATGCTCATCGTCGCCCATGGCACACCGGACGAAATTGACATGGCAAAACTCATTATTGATTCAGTTCACCCGGAAAGTCTGGATGGAGAAGTAAGTTGCACGATGTATTACGGGTGTATGGATTAACGCAATCCCGATAAAAGCTGGCAGCTTTTAAGAATCAATCGGAGGCACCACAAGGATG from Sulfurirhabdus autotrophica encodes the following:
- a CDS encoding helix-turn-helix transcriptional regulator; translation: MLNDRKLVPINDFLYELSVSRATFKRDLEYLRDRLNAPIEWNRVAGGYRFGTVESHAPKYGLPGLWFNASEIHALLTMQHLLANIQPGLLGPHIQPLQSRLSLLLESGDHTATEVQSRIKILHATARQVAPQYFEIISHALLARKRLQITHYSRSNDAETEREVSPQRLVYYRDNWYLDAWCHLRSGLRSFSIDTIRHGSMLDTPAKAVSANMLDKILGSGYGIFSGKAKQTALLRFTPERARWVAAESWHPEQRSKFEKDGYYVLEIPYSDDRELIMDILKYGPDVTVIGPDSLRKRVKEALTKALKHY
- a CDS encoding lipocalin family protein gives rise to the protein MKWFWLVLVIVLSGCSGVPEGLHPVSGFNINQYLGRWYEIARLDHSFERGLVNVMADYRKLPDGRVEVLNRGFSPVKNAWQDAKGVARFQGASDIGSLEVSFFWPFYGAYNVLVLDPAYRYAMVAGPNRGYLWILARESRLDQATLDRLVAKAKALGFATDSLIYVEQGPVSQQ
- a CDS encoding outer membrane lipoprotein; translated protein: MNLRFILPLVVTTAFFSGCAEMGSLGGTRYGETSNAPVSQTERYGTITKLEYIQVDENYKLGVGTAAGAVAGGILGSEIGDSGTATIAGAVLGGLAGTYAESKVRKQDAQRIIVRMNTGGTLTIEQPVDTRLRSGMNVRVEGSGQNARVLPR
- the asd gene encoding archaetidylserine decarboxylase (Phosphatidylserine decarboxylase is synthesized as a single chain precursor. Generation of the pyruvoyl active site from a Ser is coupled to cleavage of a Gly-Ser bond between the larger (beta) and smaller (alpha chains). It is an integral membrane protein.); the encoded protein is MSDFFSVLLQYLLPKKAITEFGANIANAKAGRFTTRLIKWFVGRYGVNMAEAANPDIASFASFNEFFTRPLRSDARPLAAADFVCPVDGAISQFGNIEQDQIFQAKGHNYSTTALVGGDSNLAAQFQDGTFATLYLSPRDYHRIHMPCDGRLTRMIYVPGALFSVNPATARGVPGLFARNERVVCVFETEHGPFVLTLVGATIVGSMATVWHGVVNPPRTRNVREWQYDQQNILLKKGDEMGRFLLGSTVVMLFPNGLLEFNQTWAPAGSVKMGEVMGVKVT
- a CDS encoding AF1514 family protein codes for the protein MKEAHIDYSGQDLDYMKASVLANSVADSDVNIIEPVMVAWHDKKTSRMSPVVEGSVNTRWHDYGESHGGKLEVDINGEYEFIYGDSSAFEEYGPSPYVNLHDENGIEYICQINALRDPHNPTQEACVPLDDWTSKLT